tctccacaccctctccagcatttattgtttgtagattttttgacgatggccatactgaccggtgtgagatgatatctcattgtagttttgatttgcatttctctaatgattaatgatgttgagcattcttccatgtgtttgttggcaatctgtatatcttctttggagaaatgtctatttaggtcttctgcccatttttggattgggttgtttgtttttttgatattgacctgcatgagctgcttgtaaattttggagatttgaCTTATGCTTGAGGTCTTAAAATTCCCATGATTTTGCACTAGGGGCCCCAcgttctcattttgcagatgacgtAGCCAGTCCTGGCCAGCGGTGACTCCACACTTGTCACAACACAGGAAGGAGGTCCTGGAAGCCATTCTGAGAGAACTTATATCCCTGGGTACTTGCCTCGAAAATGCCTGAGTCCTTGCCCTCAGCCGTGAGCAgtcagagggcaggggagagcccaggaagggaaggaagagagtggGAATACAGAGCAGAAGGGGACCCCCAGAACAGCCCTTCAGTGCCTCTGGAGGGGCAGTTTCTGCCTTCCCAGGGCATCTATGACCAGATGCATTGACCTTCACTAAGACAAGCCAGACTGTGGGGAGGGACCACAGAGGCACCCAGGAAAGGTGAAGGTGTGTGGGCCTCGTGTGCAGTGCCCCGTCTCACTCCATCCTCCTGGAAGCTGGGGTCCAGATAGGCTTGACCTGCTTCCTACTTGCAGCACATGGTCTCTTGGAGGCCGACCCTGAGACCCTGGGGTTTGCAGGTCTTTGTTCTGGTAGAAGAAAGAGGGAGGATATGCCTTCTCAGATGTACCTGAGGCATCCAGACTCCCCTCTGGGGAGGGGACACCCTCTTAGGCTCTCTGGGGACAGGCCTGGCGTGGGCCCCCCAACTGCCCTCTCTATACCCATGTCCCCAGTAAAATCCCACTCACGGGAATGGTACCCATGCCCACCAGTCTGCTCCAGGTCTGGGGCTGGCCCTAAGCCTGATCCTCTTCTGCAAAGCTCAGGCACCCACCCACTCAGCCTCCACCTGGGCCCAGCTCACCTTGTCACACAGCCCCAGATGCTGCGGAGAGGAGCTGGTTAGGCGTTTGATTGAGGTGGAGTAGCGCTGCCCTCCTGCTAGCTGCTCTCCTTCTCCTAGGCCCGTGCCTGGGAAATCCCAGTCTGGCTGAGGGCTTTCCAGGAGGACAGAACCTCCCCAGCTCTTTGTTTCACATGAAGTGGTACaagggaaaggaggaagctgACCCTGAGCAGAGGGTCCTGACCTTCATCCCTGACCCAAATTCCCACCCTCACAGCATCCATGGCTGCCTTCCCTGCTCACTGCAGAGGGCAGGAGCGGGGGCTGAATTCTCTCCCCTTGTCCCTGTAGGAGGGCGAGCGTGGTGGGTGAGTCGGGGGCAGTTGATCCACGTCCAGGTCTGTCATTTTTCAGAGAGTGGGGGGGCCTTGTTGGAATGATATTGCCTGTGGGTCTCATTTTATACTCATCAGCTGGTCAAATCAGAGAGCTATTGGGTGTCCCCACAGTTGGGGACACAGCAGCTTAGGGTCCAGTTCTCTTTCCCATGAAGTGTCTGGACAGGAAGGATGGCTAAGAGGAGCAGAGGAGTGGGTGATGTAGGATCAGGGCTCATACCTGACTTTGTTGGGGTGAAGGGTACATGAGGATTTCTCAAGGACCAGATGTGGAGTCAGGGGCAAACTGCCTGGGGACAAGGGCTGTGATGTCTTTCCTGAGAAGACTTCCGCTCTGATAGGCTATGAGGACTAAACCAGGAAAGTCAGATGCTGGAGGCATGGAAGGCAGGGCCCCCATTACAGGAGGTGCAGTGTGAGGACCTGGCAGAGGACCCTACACAGGATGCagggaggatggggaaggggacTTGAGTCTGAAGGGTGAGCAAATGGAAAGGTCCAGAGACAGGAATGCACAGGGAGGGTTTCATAATACCCAGTAACCATGTGTATTGCTAATTATTTTCTACTGTAATcaccttcttttcctcccttgaCTTGGGGAAAGGACACAAATTGATCAAGAGGCCCCTGGGACAACACCTGGACTGTGAAACCAGGTTGCACAGAAGCCcagctctccttccttctccaagGCTGAGTGCTCAACCAGCGCcatccatccaggctgccacctTCTGAGGTGCCCTGGCCATGCCCCCAAGAGTCCCGCAGGCCGGCTGAGTCCAGGAGCTACCCCAGGCCTCACAACTACATGGTCATTCCTCCAGAAAACTGTACAAGAATCTCCTTCTTGGCCTGTGGCCCCTCTATTGCTTTAGCCCATGATCTTTCCGGCTGTGTTCTCACCACCTCCCACACTGGCCCCCCCAGCCTGGTGTCTCATCCATAGCACTGGACAGGGAGCCACTGGGGGTCAAATCAGAAGAGACTTCCTGAGGCTGTGGGAGCCAAGAGGAGGAGGTGCCATTTCTGGTTGgaggtcagggaagccttccccagGCGGAAGGGCAGGGCAAGCAGAGGGATCAGGCGCAGAGACGGGGAAGAGCAGGGGGCTCAGCGCTGTCTGCGTGGTTGCGGTGGATGGGGCAGCCTGACACCTGAGGcctgcagggcaggggctgagggcagCAGGGAGCATCAAGACCCAGACCCTGACGCCCCTGCCTCAAGGCAGCGGGGGAAATGGCCACATCAGTGCTTGGCATGAGCCCCTAGACAATGGTGTGGAGGGCGGACAGTGGTCTGGGGAGAGCCTGGAACCAGAGAAGGCGGAGTCTGGAGGCTGTGGCTACGCTTGAGAGGAGAGAAGACGGCGGTAGGAGCTGGGCCGGGCTGGTGGGAGGCCAGAGGGAGTGTCCTCAGGAGGAAGAAGGAGCAGGTGGGGCTCCCAGGCTTTCAGCTCAGGGCTCCTGCGGCGGCACCCAGCCAACAGCAGCCAACAGCCCAGTGCGGACAACCAGGGGCACTCATGGGAGTCTTGAGCTCAGAGATACAGACCAGTGATGTGTGTCCTTGATAACTGGTATCTTGAGAAGGGGTTTGCCCAGGAGTGTGTGAGGACTGGGAGGAGAAGCAGCCCGGATGCACCTGTGCCAGCCCTGCCTCTTAGGAGGAGGGTCCTTGGAGGAGACCGAGCAGGAGCCactggggaggcaggagggcacCCAGGAGAGTGGCATCAGGGGAGAACTGGTCAAGGGCCATTTCAGGAGGACAGAGGGGTCCCCAGAGTCTGTATAGTCGAAGACAAGGCTTGAGTGTGAATTTGGATCCAGTGAGGACTGGCCAGCCTGCAGTGGCCTTGAGTGTGAGAGACGGCAGTGAATTGGGGTCCCAGTGCAGATGACCCCTCCCATGCTTGGTTGAGGAGGGGTCAGGGGAACAGGCCATGTCTGGTGGGGACCTGTGGAGAACTATTTGACCCAGAAAACGGTGTGGATGAATCCAGGACAGGAGACAGATGCAGCCAAGCCCCTGACTGGCGGAGGGCTGGACCCAAGGACAGGAAGGTGGAGGTTGAAGTCTGCCTAGGGACCGGCTGTGCGGGTAAGACTCTAGGAGGGGTTGGTgctgtcattcattcatcagacTTTAACTGAGTGCCGCTTGGGTTCCAGGCAGTGCCTGGAGTTGGAGGTTGGTGCTGAATACACTCCTTTACCCTATTCCTGCGGAGGCCAGAGTGTGGAGGCAGAGGGGACGTAAGACAGAGCCTGGTCCTCCCTCTCCTGGAGGACTCAACGCTCTTGAGCAACCCTGCCTTTGACACTCCCCATGGGCCCCAGGAGAGGCCAAGATGTTGTCAGGGAGATGGAGAAACCATTTCTTCACCTTCACAGGAGGCTTCCCTCGCCCACTGCCCAGCAATCCCGTGAGGCAACAGCAGGGGCTGAGGCAAGTCCAGCTCACAGCCGGGGAGGAGATCAGGGATGGGGAAGGTCAGGAAGACGAGTGGTTGGGCCATTGCATCAGGCCCAGGGGGACATAAAGGATGGTCCTGCATGCTGGGAGGAGGCCGACTTGGGGACCATGGAGACTCAGAGGGCCAGCCTCGCCCTGGGGCGGTGGCCACTGTGGCTACTGCTGCTGGGACTAGTGGTGCCCTCGGCCAGCGCCCAGGCCCTCAGCTACAGGGAAGCTGTGCTTCATGCTGTGGATCGCCTCAACGAGCGGTCCTCAGAAGCTAATCTCTACCGCCTCCTGGAGCTGGACCCGCCTCCCAAGACCGTGAGTCAGGAGGGCCATGGGGAGGGGGCTGTCTCCTGCCAGCACTGGCCACGCTGTCACCGCCTCTGCTCAGGCTGTACCTCCTGTCAGGAAGGGACTTCTCCCTCTAGGTGGGctcccacctcttccaggaaacctTCCCAGAGCTGGGTCCCCTCCCAGCATGAGGCTTCCTGCCTTAGCATCTCTACTGTGGGAACAGGCGCCCTGTACACCCTGTTCAGGCTTAAGGGACTTCTGCGAGCTCCAGGGATAGAGGGTGGTCACTGGCTCTGCCATGTGGCCTCCCTGCTAAAGTCCCCTCTGCTCCTCGTTGTCTCCCTACCAGGGAGGGCTCTGCTCAGCCTGGAGGTGCCAGTGACAAGGTGTTTCCCTGCAGGTGGTCCCTGACTTGCCTCCGCCCCTCCGTGGGGAAGGTGTTCTCATCAGAGCTGGTGTGAGGTCCGCTCCTGCTCTCTGTGTGCCCACGAGGGCAGAAGTGGGCTCTGTCCCCTTCCCCTGTGCACCCAGCACcaagcccagggccaggcacacagGAGGAGCTGGAGAGGCTGCCGTCTAGGTGAGGGGCAGGGAGACAGATCAGAGAAGGGAGCATGAGCTCAGCTTAGTCACCCCACTTTGATCCTGGACCAGGACGAGGACCCGGACACCCCAAAGCCTGTAAGCTTCACGGTGAAGGAGACCGTGTGCCCCAGGACATCGCAGCAACCCCAGGAGCAGTGTGACTTCAAGGAGAatggggtgaggctgggggctgggggcactgGCGGTTGTTTTCCAGGGATCTGAACAGGGGGCTTCGGGGAAGATTTCCAGACCCTAGGGTGAGGCTGGGAGGTGATGGCCCGAAGGGTCCAGTTTGACCTCGAGCCTCCCCTTCCAGCTGGTGAAACAGTGTGTGGGGACAGTCACCCTGGACCAGTCCAAGGACCAATTTGACATAAACTGTAATGAGGTGAGTGGCCCCTTCTGTGTTGTGGAGCTGATAAAGGGGTGGGTTGTGTAACATCCTTTGGACCAATTACCCTCTGCCCCTTCCAGGGCAGAGAAAGGCCCTCCTAcctggcccctccctcacccGAGCCCCGGGTCTCCAGGACTGGCTCTGCCATcccttagagcagtggttctctaaGTGGGTTCCCCACCCGGGAACCTGACAGAAaggcagattcccaggccccactCAGACCTCCTTAATCAGACTCTGGGCTAGGGCCCAGCCATTTGCATTTTCACCAGGCCTCCAGGAGATTCTGACTGCTGAATTCTGAGAGGCACTGACTAGAGTAATGTGCTTTCAGCCCCTGCTCCCGTCTAGCTTTGATGGGATGGGCTTGTGACCCTGGGAAGCCCCTTGCcatctgtgggcctcagtttccccatatgtcTGTGGGTGTAGGGATTCAACTACATGCTCCAAAGGTCACAGCCAGAGGTGAACTGGGGGTCCAAGATTCCCGGAGTCCACCAGGAATGGGGTGTAAGATGGGGAGGGAGGTATCTTGTCTTGACCCCACCCAGTTCCCACAAGTAACTTGTTTTTATTGGTTCACAGCTTCAGAGTGTCGGGAGATTTCGCCCACCATTCTTACCCAGGAGGTTCCCTCCACCAATTTTCCCCGGTAGACGGTTCCCTCCACCATTTTTCCCCCCTGGACCGTTCCATCCACCAATTTTCCGTCCTCCAGGGTTCCCTCCACCAATATTACACCCACCACTATTTCCATTCCAACCGCGAAGGTTTCCTGGTAGACGGTGAACAACATGCAGATAACTCCCCCAAGAGAGCTTTTGGTGAATCGGAAGCCCAGGGAAGAGTTCTTAGAGTCTGCTTTGCCCTGAGTcagcatctgaaaaataaaatcttatgaaAACAACTCCCTCCAGCCTTCAATTTCAATTGTCTCCCCTCTTCCAACTTACCAGGACCtcttaggggtgtgtgtgtgtgatcactCCTGTAAACACAGTCATGGGTGAGGCAGCTGTTCCTTCCAGGCGGGTATGGGGAGAGGCAGCAGGGCCAAGAGGTCCAGCACAGCGTCTCCATTCTCGGGTCCCTCCCGTGCCCTTCACAcgcctctgccctcctcctccaaCCCCCAGTAGGAACTTAAGGAGACCTGCTTTGTGTGCAGTGCTGGTGGGGATGCTGTCCCTGCTCACATGGAGGTGACAGTCCGGAGGGGCCAGGCATTTGTTAAACACTCACAGAGACGCAGTTCAGTCTCAGGGCTAAGCCTACAGGTACAATGCCCATAGCGTTCCACTTCTCCTTGACAATCTGAAGTCTGGGAAAGCCTACCCCTCCTGGCTTTTCCTCTGGCATTGAGACACATCACTGTTTCTTCAGCTGGGTCTCAGATTTCTGTGGTGGGCTTGTGTGTAGGGATCACATGGTACAAAAATTTGCACCATTAAAAACAAGCATGCTGCTCATCTGGGTGAACAGCTCTGCATGAATGTGAGAGACACACAGAGTGACACACGGGTCACATCTCTGTGTGCCTGGGTGTTTCAGACACTGTGCACATCCTGTCCCCTCCCCATTCTCTAGCTGACCTTTGCTCTGGGGCAGACTGGAAACATTGGGGAGTTTGAACCCAGGGAGCAGCCTCAACCAATCACTGGGGGGACTTAGTGGAAAAGTACCTCCTCTTCCTCACTCCTTGGGGGGCCCACTCCCAGACGTGTCACACCTCCCCCTGAGGTCCCCAGCTGGCTTGAGCCCCTGTCGCCCACTTCTGTGACCTGTTCATTGACATGTCCTCTTCTGACTCGGGTCCTGCCCTGTCTCCCTTCTCTACACTCATGCTGGCGCTTTCTGGAATCACCTCCCAAACAAACTGCTTCCACTAAATGCTTGTCTTAAGTCTGTTTGTGGGCCAACCTGAACCCAGACACAGATTCCCCTCTCTGAGAGGGACAGAGGACAGGACCTCACAGAGCATTTACTTTGTTACCTGTCAGGCTTGTCTCCTCTTGGTGAGCAGGTGGGGCTGATTTCAGGCAGGTTAGAGGAACCTCCTGCTTCTCACTCTACATCAACCCAAGTTGAGGAAGGAATCCCTGCAGAGGAAACCCAGGGGGTCGTGTTGTGTCTGTGCCAGAGGATACAGGCTTGCCAGTGGCAATTGTTAAAtggtcaggattttttttttttttaatataatttttttttaaattaatttatttattttatttatggctgtgttgggtcttcgtttctgtgcgagggctttctctagttgcggcaagcgggggccactcttcatcacggtgcgcgggcctctcattatcgcgacctctcgttgcggagcacaggctccagatgcgcaggctcagtaattgcggctcacaggcccagttgctccacggcatgtgggatcttcccagaccagggctcgaacccgtgtcccctgcattggcaggcagattctcaaccactgcgccaccagggaagccctggtcagGATTTTTTTGAGCTCGTTGTTAAACTCTtcgtagcttgaaattggccttGGTGGAAGTATTTCCatcatggaaatcagcaaatgttACCTATCATTTTTGTCATAGCTGGTACATCACTGCCCACCCTGAGAGAGGATgctatggggggggggggtctgtgcTGATCACATCTGTTTCCAATTGTCTCCCATGATTGCCCTTCCTGCTTCCATGGCATCCCTTCTCTATCCTCAGCCCTGCCTTGTCCTTTTGAAATGAAGCAagaccctatggtccttccccaccatgtcctcCACTTGCCTTTTGCCTATGAAAAAAGCTTTAGCCAGAGAAGAAGTTTATtcaaagaagtgagaaaatgcagaaaggaaaacagttcaacaagactaaataataatagtttagtcattcaGCAAATTCAAGGACCTTtcgttcctcctcaagggctatagataatgttctgagccatatcctgtgagctgttttgtagatactgaaaccccaccaggtggaagaagttaactacatgatgaccaggctgtagccatgacagaagctgccacaattccaagaactggcctcaaagaaatggaaactaagcaaccctggaactgaagattaactgtacttaaaacaagcAAGATGACACTGGTCAGATCACCACATGAGCAATTTCAAGATGAGTGTCAGAGCTGACCGTGCTATTTCAGCATGTAGCCTCCTCCCTCCGcttataaaagctcttgcccactgattggcAGTGGGAGAGTCATtcagcctttggacaggagtccccCTACTCCCCTTGCCACCTCtgagcaaactttcctttccaccaacctagtctctctctctctttttttttttttggtataaatttatttgtttatttattttatttttggctgcattgggtctttgttgctgcacgcgggctttctccagttgcggcgagcggagggggggccgctcttcgttgcagtgcgcaggctgctcatcacggtggcttctcttgttgcagagcatgggctctaggcatgcgggcttcagtagttgtggcacccgggcctagttgctctgtggcatgtggcatcttcccggaccagggctcgaacctgtgttccctgcattggcagggggattcttaaccactgtgccaccagggaagtccccaacctaGGCTCTTTATCAGCTTCAGAGCGGCAAGCAACTGGACCCACTCTTAGTAACACTTTCATATTTTACATGGATGTTGGCCAGATGTCCCTTGCCAGGGACTAGGCCCTCAACATGCATACATGACAAATGATACCAGAAAGGAATGGATGCTTACATTTCATTTCATCTCAACCTGAGACTGGAAGTCTGCATGCCTTGTCAGAGCCTTCTAAAGTGATTGACTGGTGAGAGTACCATAGGACCACTTACCTGAGAAATCAAGTATCGGACCCTTTCATGGATTCCCTGGAGCATCAAGTCATGGTACCCTGGCTTGTCAATTCTCCTAACAGTAGACCTCTGGATGGTGAGTTCCATAGGCAAGTGATGCCCGCAGTTTTATAAGCATGGAATTGAGTGGATCCCAGCCCAGCATGGGGGAAAGGAGAGTGTTCCTAGGAGGAAACTGCTTAGGCAAAGTCACAGTGACCGGCACAGTAAAAGTGAGAAGTGACACTCAGTTCAGTGCTCAAGTGAGGCATGCAAGGGGTGGGTCAGTGTGGGAGTGGAGAGATGGACAGACCCAGGTACTAAAGGGCACTAGGGAACCAGTGATGATTTTAGCACGGGGAGAGCACATCCTTGTCCATCTTAGCCATCACCCTggcttcagtgtgtgtgtgtgtgtgtgtgtgtgtgtgtgcgtgtgtgtccaCGAAGGGTGAATCATGAGGGGCCCAGCAAGGATGTGTCCCCCCAGGCAGTGgccaaggggagaggagggaagagagaatggAAGGAGGGTTGCCCAAGAGGCTGGCAGAGTGTTGGGCTGACTGGGATGGAGTCACTGCAGAGACGATGAAGCAGGTTGATTCCCTGACAGGCTGGACAATGTAGGTGGTGGGTTCTGAGAGGCTGGTACCGGGCTGGTCAGTGTCCTGGTGTAGGTATGAGATGAGAGATGGGGGACGTGATACTTCGGTTTTGACCACATTGGTTCTTAGGTGCCAGTGGGATGCTGGTCCCTGGGTGGGGCACTGGGCAGTAGGTGCTGTGAGTGCCCTGCCCAGATCCCCCTCACTGGGCGGCTACCCCCCGTCCCACAGCTGTTTGAAATGTCCAATACGGATGCTAATGGCTCACAGGTGTCCCCTTCACAGCTGCCTTCACAGCCTCCCAGGAGATGCCTGGGGGGTTGTGTCCCCTCTGCCCTCAGCCTGTGGATGGGGACTGACTACGACGGGACATCAAAGCCCAGCCCCCGCCTCAGTCAGTCCTAAAGCAGGGGTTCCAGGGCTTTTTTGGGTGAGGCTGAAGCTCGTCTCAGGGTAGAGCACGTCCCTGCTCagctccttcctctgccctgtCTTGCTCCCCTCCGCCTCCCTCCTCCCGACAACACCCCTCAATAAATCAGATGCCTCTCACTTCCCAGCTgaggctctgcttctagggaacgtggcctgtgatggtagtggagctGTGCAGAGTTCATCCACTCGTCCCAGGTGGGTCAGGTGCGGGGCCTGATgtgcagagaagagagaagagcccGAGGCGTCCAGGGTGGTGGTGCaggaggggagtggggtgggcgTGGTGCTGTAAGCCAAGGGGCATTGAGGATTTTACAAAGTGGTCAGAGTAGGACAGGAGCCCACGAGGCCCAGGGAGTTGAAATATTGTATGTACATATCAAATGTGCACTAATGATAAGTGTACGTCTTGTGGAATTTTTGCTGTATGTATACATTTGTGTAATGCACCTAGAGATCTTATCTCCCTTCCAGTTGCTACCCCTTCCCCATAACCATGACCCTGACTTTGAAACCCTTAGGTTAGTGTTGCCAGAATTTGAAACTCATAGAAAATTGAACTATAACATATATACTgtaggggcttccccggtggcgcagtggttaagaatccgcctgccaatgcaggggacatgggttcgagccttggtccaggaggatcccacatgctgcggagcaactaggcctgtgcgccacagctactgagcctccgctctagggcccgcgagacacaactactgaaacccgcatcctagagcccgtgctccgcaacaagagaggccactgcactgagaagcccacgcaccgcaaccagagaaaagcccgcgtgcagcaacgaggacccaacacagccaaaaataaataaataaaataaaataaaattaattaattaaaaaaaaaaagaaatactgctcCAAATGTTCTCATGTAGACAGTGTTGCACACATGACGAACTATGCCTTAGAAATTTAATCTCTAGGGCAGAAATTGtagtcaaaaacaaacaaacaaaaacatatataCTGTATTGTGCACAATTTTTTCATGCAACATGTTTGTGAGAATCgaccatgtgtttttttttgtttttttttttttattttttttttggctgcactggatcttctttgcggtgcgcaggcttctcattgcgatggcttctcttgttgcagagcacgggccgtaggcacacgggcttcagtagttgtggctcgcgggctccagagcacagcctcggtagttgtggtgcacgggcctaggtgctccgcagcatgtgggatcttcccggaccaggaatcgaacccgtgtcccctgcattggcaggaggattcttaaccactgcgccaccagggaagccctaccatgtTTTTGTATGTATTATAGTTGGGCAATTTTTATTGCTTAGTTAGTATTCCACTGTACGAATATACCAGAATATGTTTACTTTcactattgatggatatttgtggAGTTTAcacatcattctttttaaatggctgcaCTCTAGGACATAGAAAGGACAGAGCATTCCCACCGACACATGTCTGGAAGGTTTCCAGTCCCCAAGTAGGCAAAAAGAAGATTGAGGACGcatcttgcttcctttgtcctcATGCACATGAGTGAGCGTCCATGAGGGAGGCTCCTGAAAAGTGGGACTTCTTGGGGGGACACAGATAATGGACTGCACTGTGCCAGGCTACTCCAAGTGAGCATGTCCAGGGGGGTGGGTATGGAGTGGACGGCTGCTGTCCCCCTTTACCCCCAGGAGTCGGGGAAGGCTCTATGGAGACTGAGTCTCTGGACCTCACCTTGAACTTCGGATGGGAGGAATTTCTCCATGGGGGAGAGGAGGGCCTTCTGTGCAACTGTAAGAAatcttccattttacagacaaagagaaggaggggcagctggtgaaagtctGGTTTAAGTTGACATAGGTGGTCAGCAGGTTGGGCAGAGGCCGGGACCGGGGAAACAGAAGCCAGGGCGCTCAGCCCTGGCCCTGCTCCTtctcttaaccactctgctctGTTTGCCTGGAAGTCCTGGGCCCTGGGGCCGGGATGAGGATGTGTCTAAACACAGGTGAGGCTGTGCTTTGTCCAGTTGGGGGTTTTAAGTGCAGAGCATGATGGGAAAGGATGGCTGGCTCAACCAGACTGGGCGGGGAAATAGAGGGGAGCTGGGAAAGGTGGGAGCCCCAGGTTGGGGACGAGGTGGTGACAACACTCTTGCAGCAGCCTCTGCAGGAGCCTCTGCTCCCATCTCTTGGCTGGTGTGTCCTCTGTTGGGTTAGGAGGGGGCGTGGGGAGAGTGCCCAGGGCCCAGCCTGACCATCTCAGGGCACAGCTACTGTGGCCTCAGAGAGCCTCCCTCTCTTGATGCTGCTCCTTTAtccacacccccgccccccgcttccctctccccctgcttctctctctctctctctctaagcaAGAGCCCAGAGAGAGAACTGCAGGAAAATGGAGCCATGTGGGTTTCTCTGAGGCCATTGGAGTTGGGTTCACTCTCCCTTGCTGCTGAGAGTTCCACCAGAGCAGAGTATTTGCAAGGAAGTCACAGCTGGTGAGAGGCAAACCAAGAATTCAAACACAcgtctgcctgactccagagtctaAGGTCCTGGGTTGCCCTGGGGACGGCTTTCTGGCCTGTTGATACTAATAGCTGCTCTTTATGGAGCATCAGTTATAGGCCAGTTGCTCCCAAGGTCTTTCCCAGGGTTGACTCCTTTATCAGACCTTGTCCTAGAACAACCGGTTGCCTGTCCCCATggaaggatggggaaggggaCCTCAGTCCTAAGGTTTAGGAAATGCA
Above is a genomic segment from Eubalaena glacialis isolate mEubGla1 chromosome 7, mEubGla1.1.hap2.+ XY, whole genome shotgun sequence containing:
- the LOC133094681 gene encoding protegrin-2-like isoform X1, with product MGPRRGQDVVREMEKPFLHLHRRLPSPTAQQSREATAGAEASPAHSRGGDQGWGRSGRRVVGPLHQAQGDIKDGPACWEEADLGTMETQRASLALGRWPLWLLLLGLVVPSASAQALSYREAVLHAVDRLNERSSEANLYRLLELDPPPKTDEDPDTPKPVSFTVKETVCPRTSQQPQEQCDFKENGLVKQCVGTVTLDQSKDQFDINCNELQSVGRFRPPFLPRRFPPPIFPGRRFPPPFFPPGPFHPPIFRPPGFPPPILHPPLFPFQPRRFPGRR
- the LOC133094681 gene encoding cathelicidin-4-like isoform X2, with protein sequence METQRASLALGRWPLWLLLLGLVVPSASAQALSYREAVLHAVDRLNERSSEANLYRLLELDPPPKTDEDPDTPKPVSFTVKETVCPRTSQQPQEQCDFKENGLVKQCVGTVTLDQSKDQFDINCNELQSVGRFRPPFLPRRFPPPIFPGRRFPPPFFPPGPFHPPIFRPPGFPPPILHPPLFPFQPRRFPGRR